One genomic window of Hippocampus zosterae strain Florida chromosome 12, ASM2543408v3, whole genome shotgun sequence includes the following:
- the upp2 gene encoding uridine phosphorylase 2 produces the protein MAPILLNSMGNDHSEYIKQQVHVKNPYLHTLEEDILYHFSLSTKSHNLPEMFGDIKFVCVGGSANRMKAFAQFIHKELNLPGNPAEVHDICEGTDRYCMYKVGPVLSISHGMGVPSISIMLHELIKLLHHAHCRDVILFRLGTSGGVGLAPGTVVVTEKAVDYSFRPQFEQVVLGKVITRSTELDEGVASELLQCSTELQNLPTVIGNTMCTHDFYEGQGRLDGALCSFSHEEKLEYLRKAYEAGVRNIEMESTVFAAMCRVCDLKAAVICVTLLNRFEGDQITSPHDVLVEYQQRPQVLVAHFIKKRLGHIA, from the exons ATGGCACCCATTTTACTGAACTCCATGGGGAACGACCACAGTGAATATATCaa acAGCAGGTCCATGTAAAAAATCCCTACTTGCACACCTTAGAGGAGGACATTCTCTACCACTTCAGCTTGAGCACCAAGTCTCACAACCTACCCGAGATGTTTGGCGACATTAAG TTTGTGTGCGTTGGCGGCAGCGCCAATCGAATGAAAGCCTTCGCCCAGTTCATCCACAAGGAACTAAATCTGCCTGGTAACCCTGCGGAAGTCCATGATATTTGCGAGGGAACCGACCGCTACTGCATGTACAAAGTGGGACCGGTGCTGTCTATAAGT CACGGCATGGGCGTGCCGTCCATCTCCATCATGCTGCATGAGCTCATCAAACTGCTCCACCATGCCCACTGCAGGGACGTGATCCTCTTTCGTCTGGGAACATCCGGCGGAGTCG GTCTGGCTCCGGGCACGGTGGTCGTGACGGAAAAGGCGGTCGACTACTCGTTCCGGCCTCAGTTTGAGCAGGTGGTTCTGGGTAAAGTCATCACACGCAGCACGGAGCTGGACGAAGGGGTGGCCAGCGAGCTTCTGCAGTGCTCCACAGAACTGCAGAATCTTCCCACCGTGATCGGAAACACCATGTGCACCCACGACTTTTACGAAG GTCAAGGACGGCTCGACGGTGCTTTGTGCTCCTTCTCCCACGAGGAAAAACTGGAGTATCTGAGGAAAGCGTATGAAGCGGGCGTGAGGAACATCGAAATGGAGTCCACCGTCTTTGCGGCCATGTGTCGCGTGTGTGACCTTAAAG CGGCCGTCATCTGCGTCACACTGCTGAACCGCTTCGAGGGCGACCAGATTACGTCCCCTCACGACGTTCTGGTGGAGTACCAGCAAAGACCTCAAGTCCTGGTGGCCCACTTCATCAAGAAACGCCTGGGACACATTGCCTGA
- the LOC127611915 gene encoding coiled-coil domain-containing protein 148-like, whose amino-acid sequence MNAGGQAFITSYRPEDLDKLTTQLKNGLYRSNYKPTEYDKVQAMVDAKRLETVAIGKKVRRTRCVAKEIKEGDILRQHRQVWSRECPRLQKAEVKAESELSDFIENIRPLGIEDTAIFSLKDYEVFLERDRKAFVMGTVAPVHQLKEDLCFRLEQEQDREIGSPHANREQVQHQVNFVKDQQDIITAKLQEEYRDLQEEITDLALEKYIPTLDILMGDNIPAEVLDSDCPYPELKESLIQAFHSLSDINHTRLQCLQDHLKRTDKYCGWCPDDHFRFHFTLSQYTQDVPNYRALCLHMLQRIFPEKVKHDLMEHERALARQRFTQTQIKVLTQQWQQDQEELLAKALAVLQEARDAYQEELELQRDRQHQQDICFRLREKLQQWRAHQEEVAELQAAIAARQQEEAEAILKREQEKEAALRAHQKEKLRKFHLEQQRRREELEQRDQERLAKLRSAMDEQARQDKERVRFRAEMLQRRQEARETCELERQREEAERHNRLEALRNQVAVVAESDADRMMGGTQSWRNRNLTVREVDIQRPLFGIHTYTDAQIVADPRLRVEQALREAGLHHTQYAQEVLAHIKPPKPPRRDTKSELQF is encoded by the exons ATGAATGCAGGAGGTCAAGCATTTATCACCAGCTACAGACCAGAAGATTTGG ACAAACTTACAACGCAACTGAAGAATGGCCTGTACAGATCAAACTACAAGCCGACGGAATATGACAAAGTGCAAGCCATGGTTGACGCCAAACGGCTGGAGACTGTTGCGATTGGAAAAAAG GTTCGGCGGACCCGCTGTGTAGCCAAGGAAATAAAGGAGGGCGACATATTACGGCAGCACAGGCAGGTGTGGAGCAGAGAGTGCCCTcggctgcaaaaagcaga GGTGAAGGCCGAGAGTGAACTGAGCGACTTCATCGAGAACATCAGGCCACTCGGCATAGAAGACACCGCTATCTTCTCTCTCAAAGATTACG AAGTGTTCCTCGAGAGGGACCGCAAGGCATTCGTCATGGGCACCGTGGCGCCGGTTCATCAGCTGAAGGAGGACTTGTGCTTCAGGTTGGAGCAGGAACAAGATCGGGAAATCGGCAGCCCTCACGCAAACCGGGAACAAGTGCAacatcag GTCAATTTTGTGAAAGACCAGCAAGATATCATCACGGCCAAACTTCAAGAAGAGTACCGTGACCTACAAGAGGAAATTACAGATCTCGCTTTGGAG AAATATATTCCAACCTTGGATATCTTGATGGGAGACAACATTCCCGCAGAGGTTTTGGACTCGGACTGCCCTTACCCGGAACTGAAGGAGTCACTGATCCAAGCCTTCCACTCATTGTCAGACATCAACCACACTCGCCTGCAATGTCTTCAAGATCACCTGAAAAGAACAGACAA ATACTGCGGCTGGTGTCCAGATGACCACTTTCGCTTCCATTTCACCTTGTCGCAGTACACGCAAGACGTACCCAACTACCGGGCACTGTGCTTGCATATGCTTCAAAGGATCTTCCCGGAAAAAGTCAAACACGACCTG ATGGAGCACGAGCGTGCGTTGGCCAGGCAGCGCTTCACACAGACTCAGATAAAAGTCCTGACCCAGCAGTGGCAGCAGGACCAGGAAGAGCTCCTGGCGAAAGCCTTGGCCGTCCTGCAGGAGGCCAGGGACGCCTACCAGGAGGAGTTGGAGCTCCAAAGGGACCGCCAGCATCAGCAGGACATCTGCTTCCGCCTCAGGGAAAAA ctgcagcagtggcGGGCTCATCAGGAGGAGGTGGCCGAGCTGCAGGCGGCCATCGCTGCCAGACAGCAGGAGGAGGCCGAAGCCATTTTGAAGAGGGAGCAGGAGAAAGAGGCCGCCCTTCGGGCACATCAGAAAGAAAAG CTGCGGAAATTTCATTTGGAGCAgcagaggaggagggaggagttGGAGCAAAGGGATCAGGAGAGGCTGGCGAAACTGAGGAGTGCCATGGACGAGCAGGCCCGGCAAGATAAAGAGAG AGTCCGCTTCCGGGCTGAGATGTTGCAGCGGCGCCAGGAGGCGAGGGAGACGTGCGAGTTGGAGCGTCAGAGGGAGGAAGCGGAGAGGCACAACCGTTTGGAAGCGCTCCGGAACCAG GTTGCAGTGGTGGCAGAGTCGGACGCAGACAGGATGATGGGAGGCACTCAATCTTGGCGGAATCGAAACTTGACCGTCCGAGAAGTCGATATCCAAAGGCCTCTCTTTGGAATTCATACATACACGGATGCCCAG ATCGTCGCCGATCCCAGATTGCGGGTTGAGCAGGCCCTGAGGGAGGCCGGCTTGCACCACACGCAGTACGCCCAAGAGGTCCTGGCCCATATTAAGCCTCCCAAACCACCACGACGAGACACCAAATCCGAACTCCAGTTTTAA